Below is a genomic region from Candidatus Effluviviaceae Genus V sp..
CCTCCGGATCGACGAGCTGCGCGGCGACCGACCCGGCGGAGTAGCTTCCCATGAGCCCAACGAGGGCCGTGAAGCTCTCACCGTCCTCACGGAACACCGGCTGCCCCATCCGGGGCCTGAGCAGGTTCTCGGAGAACCACGTGCCGCCCGTCTCCGGATCGACCGCATGGGACGACTCGTACGCGCCTGCGTCGACGATCCCCTGCACGCGCGCGTTCCCGTCGAGGTCGTTCCCCGGCAGCATGGTCCCTGCCGCGCCGAAGCGCGTCCCGTAGTTCACGGCGGGCGAGCCGGCCGTCAGCCGGAAGTCGCCGGAGGCTGGATCCACGAAGCCGAAGAACGAGAGGTCGTCGACGACGAGCGAGTGCTCGGCGACCGCGACACCGTCGTTCGAGTCGACGACCAGCGTGTTGTAGAGCCTGTATGCGGAGTCGTCGGAAAGCCCCTCGCCCGGGTGCGGGCCGACGGTGCAGTTGACGACGGCCGCGTCGTAGTCCGTGACGCCGTGGCAGTCGATGCCGTCCTCGCCGTTCCCGTAGACCAGACAGCCGACGAGCGTGTTCGAGCCGCTCGCGAGACAGATGCCGTCCTCGCCGTTCCCGTACGACACGCAGTGTTCGAGATGGAGCCCGGCGCCTGAGTCGGCGTCGAACCCGTCGTTGCCGTTGTCGTGTGAGACGGTGCGTCGGATGGTGGGAAGCGCGGACGAACCGGTCACGTAGACGCCGTGCCAGCTCGCGGAGACGATCTCGCAGTCCTCGATGAGAGGGCTGCAGTTGTCCACCCACAGGCCGCCCTCATTGAGGGCTGTCACCTTGCCGACGTCCTCGATGATGCAATGGCGCATCACCGTGTCGGACGACCGGATCCGGATGTAGTTGTATTCGGGCACGCCACTCACCGCGCGGAAGCTGATCGGCAAGATGTCTGAACCCTCGGCGAGCAGCGCGCCCTCTATGTCGAACTCGTACTCCTCCCAGAAGCCGTCCTCGAACTCGAAGACCACTCCCGGGGCGAGCGTCAGTGTCTGACCGGCCGGCACGGAGATGTCGCCTGTGATCGTGTAGGTGCCGGGACCGATGTACCCGGACAGCGCTCCCTCGAGTGCGGACGCGTTCCCTGCCGCGCTCGCGACGACGAGCGCGGTCAGAAGCAGCGAGGTCACGATGCGTGCTGACAGACGTCCGATGCGGCGCCCGCGGCGGTGGGAGCCCATGCCGTCCTCCTTGACTATAAGACTATACCATGTTTGCCGTCAAGCGAAGGTCTGAATCGGAGGCTCCAGGGCGGCGGCTCCGGCCCGGCCCACGCCCGGGAGATGCTAGCACGGCCGGCAGGTGCAACCGAGTGAGTCTTCGATGAGGGGGGCGCCAGGACGAGATGAGAAGACCCGCGACAGCGCGTTGTTCACGCGCCGCCGCGGGCCCTGTGGTTTCCGTCCGGGTCGCCTCGTCCGAACCCCTGCGCTACGCCTCCTTCGGCGCCTTCGTCGCGAACGTGATGCCGGCCGCGATCAGGCAGAGCACGCCGGTCACGATGAACGCGACCGTGTAGCCGCCCGTCGCCTCGAGCACACGCGCGGCGAACTGCGGACCGACGAGCCCGCCCACGCCGTACGCCAGGAAGACGAAACCGTAGTTGCCGCCGATGCTCTTCGTTCCGAAGAAGTCGGCCGTGACCGCCGGGAAGAGCGCCAGGTACCCGCCGAAACAGGCCCCGACGACCGCCACGCCGATCCAGTAGTAGGCCGGGAAGACGGGGATCACGTTGTAGAGAAGCATCGCGATGCCGCAGAGCATAAACATGACGAAGAGCGTCTTCATCCTGCCCAGACCGTCTGACACGCGTCCCCAGAAGATCCGGCCCGCGCCGTTGAAGATCGACAGCAGCATGACGGCCACCGCGGCGGTCGTCGCCGTGTAGCCCGCGAGCTCCTGGCCGATCGGCGAGGTCTGTCCGATGATCATGAGACCGGCGAGACATCCGAAGAAGTACATGACCCAGATGGCGTAGAACTGCGGGGTCTTGAGCATCTCACCGGTGGTGTAGGAGTCCTTCGCGGTCGCCACTTTCTCGGGCGGCGTCCAACCGATCGGGCAGTAGCCCTCCGGAGGGTTCCTCAGCAGCATGGACGCGATCACCACGACGACCAGGAAGATGATGCCGAGCGTCATGAACGTGTTGAAGATGCCCATGCTCAGGATGAGAGCGTTCGCCACGGGCGCCAGGATGAGCGCGCCCGCCCCGAAGCCCGCCACCGACAGTCCGGTGATGAGCCCCCGCTTGTCGGGGAACCACTTGATGCCGGTCGAGACAGGGCAGACGTACGTGAAGCCGATGCCAATGCCGCCGATGATGCCGTACCCGATCACGAGCGCCGGGAACGACTTCCCGAACGCCGAGATCAGCAGTCCGGCGCCCAGGAGCAGACCGCCGATGGTCGACACCAGCCTGGGACCGGCCTTGTCTTGCCACCGGCCGCCTAGGATGGTCGCGATAGCGAAGAAGATGAGCACCAGAGAGAACGGGAGCGTCGCCTGGCTGGGCGTGAGCCCCAGACCGCCGTCTTCGATCGCCTTCTCGAGCGGCTTCCTGAACACGCTCCAGATGTAGATGCCACCGAGACAGAGCTGGATGAGGATCGCGCCGAGCACGACCATCCACCTGTTGAATATCTTCTCTTCCGCCATGTCGTCTCCTTGGCTCTTCTTGAGGTGGAGTCCGCGCTCCCGGTCGCCTCGCCGCTCCGCACGTCCGGAGGCGTCTCCCCGCCGCCGGGCCCGCGGGATGCTGCTGCACGTCTCCCCCAACGGCCCCATGTGTCTTGACGGGGGCGGCCCCCGACGGGAGCCGCCCCCTGAACATCGAACGATGAACTACCGGGCCTTCCCGATCTCCTCGACGGCCTCGGGGTTCGCGAGCGTCGACGTGTCGCCGACCTCCTCACCGATGGCCTTGGAGCGGATGACGCGGCGCATGATCTTGCCCGAACGGGTCTTCGGCACATCGTCCACGAACCAGATCTCGTCCGGCCGGGCGATCTTGCCGATCTCCTTGCCGACGTGCTCGCGGAGCTCGTTCCGGAGCTCGTCGGTGGCGTCGACGCCCTTCCTCAGAACGACGAAGGCGCAGAGCGACTGACCCTTGAGTTCGTGCGGCTTGCCGACGACGGCCGACTCGGCCACCTTCGGGTGGCTGACGAGCGCCGACTCGACCTCGGAGTTGCCGATGCGGTGACCGGCGACGTTCAGCACGTCGTCGGCGCGGCCCTGGATCCAGAAGTAGCCGTCCGCGTCCTGGCGGCAGACGTCGCCGGCCAGGTACGTGTTTTCGTAGCGGCTCCAGTAGACGTTCTTGTAGCGCTCCGGGTCCTTGTAGAGACCGCGGAGCATGCCCGGCCACGGGTTCTCGACGACGAGGTTGCCGCCGGCCTGCTGGATGGCGTTGCCCTCCTCATCGTAGACCTTGGCCGAGATACCCGGGAACGGCTTCGTCGCCGAGCCCGGCTTCAGGGGCGTGATCGGGAGCGGGGTGATCATGAAGTGTCCCGTCTCCGTCTGCCACCACGTGTCCATGATCGGGCAGTTCTCCTTGCCGACATGGAGGTGGTACCACATCCACGCCTCGGGGTTGATCGGCTCGCCGACCGAACCCAGGAGCCGCAGCGACTTCATCTCGTGCTTCTCCGGATGCTCGTCGCCCAGGCGCATGTGTGCGCGGACCGCCGTCGGCGATGTGTAGAGCACCGTCACGCCGTGCTGCTCGATCATGTCCCACCAACGGTCGGGATCCGGGAATGCCGGTGCGCCTTCGTAGATGACCGACGTCGCACCGAGGATCATCGGGGCGTAGACGATGAAGCTGTGGCCCGTGACCCAGCCGATGTCGGCGGCGCACCAGTACACGTCGTCGTCCTTGATGTCGAAGACCCACTTCAGGGTCGTCGCCGTGCCGAGCGCATAGCCGGCGTGGGCGTGCTGGATGCCCTTCGGACGACCGGTCGTGCCGGACGTATAGAGGATGTAGAGGATGTCGTTCGCGTCGAGCTTCTCGGTCTCGCACTCGTCCGACTGATCGGCGGTCGCCTCGTGCCACCAGTGGTCGCGCCCCTCGGTCCACGGGACGTCGTCGCCCATGCGCTTCACGACGATGACGTTCTCGACCGTCTTGGCCATCTTCATGGCCTCGTCGGTCTGCTCCTTCAGTGCCACCTTCTTGCCGCGGCGCCAGAAGTGGTCGCACGTGATCGCGAGCTTGGCCTCGCAGTCGTTGAGACGCTCGGCGAAGGCCTGCGGGCTGAAGCCCGAGAAGACGACCGAATGGATGGCGCCGATCTTCGCGCATGCGAGCATGGCGATCGGAAGCTCGACGAGCATGGGCATGTAGATGCCGACGCGGTCGCCCTTCCCAACACCCATGGCCTTCATCGCGTTGGCGAGCTTGTTGACCTCGGCGTACATCTCGGCGTAGGTCCACTCCTTCTTCTCGCCGGGCTCACCCTCGAAGCGGAAGCAGACCTTGTCCTTCGTGTCGGTCTTCATGTGGCGGTCGAGGGCGTCGTGGACGATGTTGTACTTCCCGCCGACGAACCACTGCGCCCACGGAGCGTCCCACTCGAGCACCTTGTCGTACGGCTCGTAGAACTCGAGAAGCTCGTCCGCCATCTCCTTCCAGAACCACTCGTAGTCCTGGCACTTCTCGAGCAGCTCGTCGTACGACCCGATCCCGTGCTTCTTCATCCAGGCCATCACGTTCGAGTTCTCCGCCAGCTTCGCCGGAGGCTCGAACAGACGGTTCTCGTCAAGCAACACCTGAATGTCCTTCTTCTCCTCTGCCATTCCCGTCTCCTTTCGGGTGTCAGTGACTAGAACTTGTATCCAAGCGAGAGCTGCGCTCTGCTGTTCTCGTACGCCTCGGGGTCGTCGCCCGCCCCGGCGTACTCGGTCTCCAGCATCATGTACTCGACCCCGACGTATGCCGATGGGGTGACGTTCCAGATCGCGTTGCCGTAGTAGGTCGTGTTCTTCTCGATCATGTCGGCGGCGGCGTAGTCCGGCAGCTCGGGGTCGTCCATGCCGGCGCCGAAGTTGATGACCAGCGTCTCGACCGGATGGAACGCGAGCTGCGCCCACCAGCC
It encodes:
- a CDS encoding MFS transporter, whose product is MGPLGETCSSIPRARRRGDASGRAERRGDRERGLHLKKSQGDDMAEEKIFNRWMVVLGAILIQLCLGGIYIWSVFRKPLEKAIEDGGLGLTPSQATLPFSLVLIFFAIATILGGRWQDKAGPRLVSTIGGLLLGAGLLISAFGKSFPALVIGYGIIGGIGIGFTYVCPVSTGIKWFPDKRGLITGLSVAGFGAGALILAPVANALILSMGIFNTFMTLGIIFLVVVVIASMLLRNPPEGYCPIGWTPPEKVATAKDSYTTGEMLKTPQFYAIWVMYFFGCLAGLMIIGQTSPIGQELAGYTATTAAVAVMLLSIFNGAGRIFWGRVSDGLGRMKTLFVMFMLCGIAMLLYNVIPVFPAYYWIGVAVVGACFGGYLALFPAVTADFFGTKSIGGNYGFVFLAYGVGGLVGPQFAARVLEATGGYTVAFIVTGVLCLIAAGITFATKAPKEA
- the acs gene encoding acetate--CoA ligase: MAEEKKDIQVLLDENRLFEPPAKLAENSNVMAWMKKHGIGSYDELLEKCQDYEWFWKEMADELLEFYEPYDKVLEWDAPWAQWFVGGKYNIVHDALDRHMKTDTKDKVCFRFEGEPGEKKEWTYAEMYAEVNKLANAMKAMGVGKGDRVGIYMPMLVELPIAMLACAKIGAIHSVVFSGFSPQAFAERLNDCEAKLAITCDHFWRRGKKVALKEQTDEAMKMAKTVENVIVVKRMGDDVPWTEGRDHWWHEATADQSDECETEKLDANDILYILYTSGTTGRPKGIQHAHAGYALGTATTLKWVFDIKDDDVYWCAADIGWVTGHSFIVYAPMILGATSVIYEGAPAFPDPDRWWDMIEQHGVTVLYTSPTAVRAHMRLGDEHPEKHEMKSLRLLGSVGEPINPEAWMWYHLHVGKENCPIMDTWWQTETGHFMITPLPITPLKPGSATKPFPGISAKVYDEEGNAIQQAGGNLVVENPWPGMLRGLYKDPERYKNVYWSRYENTYLAGDVCRQDADGYFWIQGRADDVLNVAGHRIGNSEVESALVSHPKVAESAVVGKPHELKGQSLCAFVVLRKGVDATDELRNELREHVGKEIGKIARPDEIWFVDDVPKTRSGKIMRRVIRSKAIGEEVGDTSTLANPEAVEEIGKAR